In the genome of Camelus bactrianus isolate YW-2024 breed Bactrian camel chromosome 18, ASM4877302v1, whole genome shotgun sequence, the window GGATTTGCCATGAGGGAGCACAGTTTATGTGCCAAGGCCTGGCTGTGCCTGGCTGGTGAGAGTCACATCCTGGGATCTTCCTGTGCTCACCCTGCCATAGGCTTCAACACTGTGGTGCTTCTGAAGGGCACTCCACCCCCGCCTCCGCCAGGTCTCGTGCCCCCCATCAGCAAGCCGCCCCCTGGCTTCTCCGGCCttctgcccagcccccacccagcctGCGTCCCCAGcactaccaccaccacaaaaGCGTGAGTGAGGGTGGGCCGCCTGGCCTGGTGCCCCTAGGGGAGTGCTTTCACCTTGGGCCACCCCAAAGGCTGaagcctccacctcctccccatctcctgaCCCCAGACCTAGGCTGACATCCATGCCACGGGCCTACCTGGTCCCTGAGAACTTCCGGGAGAGGAACCTGCAGCTCATCCAGTCTATCAAGGACTTCCTGCAGAGCGATGAGGCCCGCTTCAACAAATTCAAGAGCCACTCTGGGGAATTTAGACAGGTTAGGCAGGCGGGGTTGTGGGGGGCCAGCCCAGCCAcctggggcccaggcctgggccaggTGTGACTGGTCTGCTCTGGGTGGCAGGGTGTGATTTCCGCAGCCCAGTATTACAAGAGCTGCCGGGACCTGCTCGGGGAGAACTTCCAGAAGATCTTCAATGAGCTGCTGGTGCTCCTGCCCGACACGGCCAAGCAGCAGGAGCTGCTGTCTGCGCACACGGACTTCCGAGGCCAAGAGAGGCCTCCCGGCACCAAGGCCAAGAAGAACAAGAAGAATGCGTGGCAGGCCAGCACCCGGCAGACGGGCCTGGACTGCTGCGTGTGCCCCACCTGCCAGCAGGTGCTCGCGCACGGTGATGTCAGGAGCCACCAGGCGCTGCACGCCGCCCGGGATGATGACTTCCCCTCCCTGCAAGCCATTGCCAGGATCCTCACGTAGCTCCCGCCAGTGTGGGCAGAAGTTGCCATACTCATgagcctcctttctccttccttctccccctggGCTGCCAAGCAGCCAGGTGAGGCCACCTGTTCAGGTCCCGCAGCTGACCAGCCCCCCAGGGGTCACCAGGAAGGCCTACCCCACCCTGTCAGCACACCATCACGCAGGAGTCCATCTGGTTTTCTCCTGGGAACTGGGGAAGGCCCCTGCCTTAGCAGCAGGCCGGTCTGGGTTATTCTCATGCTTTGGGAAGGGCCAGGACGCCGGGACCTGTCTGTGGTGTCAGAGTGAGTGGCCACGGTGGCCTGATTTGGGACCTCCTGAGCCTGAGGGCTGTAGCATCATGGTCCCTGAGCCAGAAGCTGTGGGTCCACTGGTGGTGGAGTCAGATGTTGAGTGTGTTGTGTAAACAGTTGAATGTTTCATGATTCAAGAATGTTCAGGATTAAAAGCAGACACGAAATCGTGCTACTTGAAGTTGAATCTTTTTACGAGACGAGCTGAATCTGGGATCTCAAATTGCCTCTGACCTTTTATAAGACAATTTATcttcaaataaatttattttgcaaTAATGCAGAGCTAGTGTTCTGAGCTTCTCTGCCTCCCGGGGTCACCCCACAGCCAGGGGGACTCAGAGTCATCAGATGCCACAGCTCAGGTGGTCACCAGTGAGCGCGGGGGCAGGGAAGATGTGGGGTGAGCTGGGCAGCCAGGCTTTACTCACAGGAAGCAGCAGCCAACTGTGGGCTGGGGTCCTGGAGGTCCAGCACTGCCCAAGCCTTCCAGGAGATGACACAGCCCTGCTCGACCTATACTGTATACCCAGTAAAACCACCCATTCAGAACGTGAGAGTCACAGACTCAAGGATACAGCCATAGACCAGTGAAAGGGCTACTAAAGATAAACTCCAACAAGAACAATTTAGAAACAGTGCAGGGCATATctgaaatactgaaagaaaataatttgtactTAATTATTTGGATCTAGTATTTTGGAAGGGGACCAGACACGCACTGAAATCTCTCCTTTCTGCCATACATGTAAATAGTGGAAGAAAAGGTCTAAACATAGCCCcatctaaattcttttttaaaggaagaaggaGTGCCCATGGTGAAGAAGGGGACCTGGCCAGTGGCCCGCAGAGGGGCCACATGGCTGCATTGGCACTGTCTGAAGTCAAGGACCTGGATGATGCTACCTGCCTGCCTATGGCTGGGCTGGAGTGAGTCCCTGGGTGATGGCCAGGCCCAGGGCCCACCAGGAGAGGAAAGCCTTCACCATCTTCACTCTCCATGGCCACCTGCATTCCCCACCACACACAAGAAGGCTCTCAGAAGAGTAACCTGAAAAATAGGCTCTCTCATTAACAATATTGAAAATACCTGTTCTTAAAGAAGCACAATTCATAATACCAGGCAACACGGAAGTAAAGCTTGCTGTGTGACAAGCACTGCTCTGAGCTCTACATGTGTTAATGCTAACCCTCACCCCACCGTGTGTGATAGGAACTACCGTTATCTttgttttacagaagagaaaccagaggCACAGGCAAGTTGAGAGACTCGCCCCCAAAGACCAAGTTTGAATGTCGCCAAACCAGCATTCCAGCTCCAGAGATGGTGCTTATCTGCTTCGTTCATCCAGGAGGTTGCTAACCAGTaagttttagaaatgaaaaagataaaaattccaATAGATGGTTCAAAAGTAAACAAGACCAAGCTGGGGTAATCTCCAAAAAGGAGTTAACCGTGGAATGTGGCTCTGGACTCTGTGTGGTACACCTGATGGCGGTCCCAGGAGCAGAAAGTAATGAGAAGGGgacatttgaagaaatcatgaccaCTTTTACCAGCACTCTCCAATATGAGTGTCAGCCTAGCCACCTCCCTGCCCTTCTGGATTCTGGGCCCTGGTGCCCCTCAGGTTCCAACCTCTGGCACTGGAAGGGCCGGAGTAGAAATGATTCCAAGAGTGTCTGGGCCACGATAAACTCATTTACAGTCTTTATTGTAAAGAAGTTGCAGTTGGAACATGGGACACTGAAAATACACAATCACGGATTGTTCtttcagaagagagaggaaaagtgtCATATATACAAAAATTGTAAACATGTTCACTTAAATATCCACACATAATTGGTCTATGCTACAATGTACAGGGTTGTCACTCAACTGCAACTCCAGAGGGAGGCGTCTGTCTGTAAAGAATGAAATGTGGCAACCGCATTTGGTATTGACTTAATGTGAAAAGCCAGCTTTGAGCAATGCATGAGTACTCAGCTATGCAGAGGGACCTGCAACCTCAGGCTGGGCCTTAAAATGGGGTGCAGAGTGGGGAGTTGAGGGACTAGTCCAGGAAGCCAAGGTACAGGGGTTTGCACGGAATGGCCGTCTCCAGGGCGTGGTAGGCAGGTGGAGCCTCTTGGCCTCTCTCCTCATGAGGGGTGTGTCTTGCCAGGCACCCAAGTGTCTTAAGCCTCCCACGGGCAAGGTCTTATCAAAGGGCTGGGAGAGGGCTGGTGCCCAGGCCTACAGCCATGTTGTGCTTTCCTGGGTAGGGCTGCCCACACCCCAGTAGGGGCCTGGGCCAAGGCAGGTAAGGGCTGGAGCAGGGGCCACAGACAGAGGGGCTGCTTGTGGGGAACTACAAGGTGAAACCTGAAGACTTAACCACAACCACGACATCAACAAGGCCAGCATAGTCTAGTGCGCCTGTGTGAGAGGAAATGGAGGGAGGCTCCAGACAGAGCACGTGGCCCTCCAGGGTGACCCACCAGGAGAGAGCAAGGACCATCATTAACCACAGGGACACGGGACGGGGAACAGTGGCCATGCTTACCAGGCCACGGAGTGGGGGCAGTGTCCCTTCCTCTAGTCACCCTCAGTCTGGGGCAGCCCCTGCACCTGGCTATGGAGGGCAGCTGCACCCCTGAGCCCAGGGTGGACAGGTAAGCCCCAGGCTGGCTGGCTCCTGAAAGGCATGGCCCCCTGCCTAGGCTGGTCCACTGGAGGCTGTGCCTAGGGCTGTGCTATGCCCTCCTCAGGACGTCAGGCCCTGGACTGTGGACTAAGGGGATGGGAGGAGCTTGTAGGGGATAGCCTAAGCACCCTGGAGGCTACCCTCTCTTGGCCCCAGATGGCTCACACTGGCCACACCCTGCTGCTGGGCTAGGAGGACCCGAGAGAGGTCCAGGAGGCCTTGGGCTCTGAGCTGGTGGGGCTGCCTTTGCGCCTTGGTCTGGGCCTGCCCACCACTAGTAGGCAGGCACCTGGTACCCTTTGGGGCTGGTGTCCAGGGTCTCGGTGAAAGGCGGGCTCTGGTAGGTCTCAGTGCCCTCTACGCCGCTGCCAACCGGGTAGCCTGGGTACGCCTGGCCTGCCCCAGTGCTCAGCTGTTCGGTGGCAAAGAGCGACATGTCGGTGCCCAGGCGGAACCGCTGCAGGGCCTTCACAGTAAGCGCCACCTAAAGGGGAGTCCAGGGTCAGCTAGAGCCGACCCTGCCCCGGCCCCAGGCCCCGCCGCCTGCGGCCCGCCGACCACACTCACCCAGCTGAGGATGGAGAAGAAGCTGAAGGCGATGGCGGCCCGCGCCGCGTCTCCTGCCTGCGTCGTGCCCGGCCCGGACGCCGTGTGCTGCCACTGGTTggtgaggaaacagaagcccacGAACCACAGGAAGGACCAGAGCCCTGCGGAGGAACCAGAGggtcacggggggggggggggggctcaagAAGGACCCCGCCCAGCTACGCGGGAAAGAAGTATCCGCCGAAcggaggccccgccccgccgggACCGGACGGGTCCCAGCCACACTGGGCTGAGAACACAACACCCTCCCTGtggccccaccccgccccccaggcCCGCCCCTCCTGGTCCGGTCCCGCCCACCTGAGAAGCCCAGGTCGAGCAGCACTGCGCGGCGACGGTCGCGGACGCTGCTGatctgctggaaacgcaggtccAGCAGCAGGAAGGCGGCGCAGGCGAGGAAGGCCCCCAGGCCTAGCACGACGCCGAAGCGGCAGGCTCCCGCGTTCCCGTTGAAGACACAGCGCAGCTCCGGGCCGCTGTCGGCGTTCACGTAGCCCTCGTTGATTATGGGCCCGAAGACGGCGATGGAGAACACCTATGGGCCGGGGGAGGGTGGCAGGAGGCGCTCAGGGCCCTGAGATGGCCCCCTCCCCACAGAGGCCTGAGATTTTCTAGCCCAGCGTGAACGCCAACGCCGTCGGGTGTGTCCCTGCGTTCTCCTGAAGCACAGGGTCCATCTCTGGGTGGAGGTCTTCAAGACCCCTCCCTTAATACCTACGGTATTTAGTAACTGTGGACGACGTGTACCATTTAGTGAGCAACTACTATACCCAAGTGTTGTGCTAAAAATGTCTATGTGCCTTTGCTCATGGAATCCTCTGCAAAAACCATGAGGGTGACATTGTTCTTATCCTGGGGATAATGGGGAAACAGACTCCAACAGGTAAAGTGATTTGTCCAGGATCGCATGGCTGATAAGAGCCAGGGCAGATGTTCAAGCTGGGTCCTCTGCACCTTGTGGAGCCTTTAGTGTCTCCCATGGCCCACTTCAGAGTGTGGGGACAGGAACTTTCATCTGGACCAGTGATTCCCAAGCTTGAGTCAGTGGAGCCCAGGAAAGTAGATGCGGAGTGGGGCCAGTGGGGCCAGAGGGGCCAGAGCATAGAGGGGGCCACCAGAGGGACTGCTGCACAGAGGTGTCAGCGGGACCTCACTGGAACCTGCTCTCAGCATTTAAGAGCTGTGAGGTCCTGTTTCCTAGCATGCCAAATGTGGTAACAAGCACAACTCATGGTGTGCTGGGGACTGTGATTAATATCATCCATAAGAGTATCGGCTCAAAAGGTGACACTGTTGGCTCCTGGGGTTCAGAAAAACCTGAGGGCCGTGTGTCTGTGATGGCTGGAAGGTAAATAGAAGGTGGACCACAGTCCTTTTAAACCAGATGCTGCTTTTTTAGCTCTGGGCAGCCCTatgtttctaaaaacaaaactccAGTTTCAACTTCATTTCTTTCCCACCCCAGCTCCTAGAGACTGAGTCAAGAGGGGAACCAAGGTGCAAGATATAGACATGTTCCCCCTGATTGGTCCACAAGTTGAATCAGATCTGGGACCAGAATGTAGGGTTCCTACTTTTTGGTCTGGCCAGAGTCACTCTACGCAGAAGGCCAaggcccctgccccaccctgatCACTGGCCTCCTCCTGGAAGATAGGTGAGGAGGTGCCGCCACCCGCTGGACAAAACCCAGAACTCAGCATTACATCTCCCATCTCTCCAGCCAGGAGGAGCAGGCCACCAGGCCTAGGGTTACCCCAGTAGGCTAGGCTGCTCCCAAATCGGCCCCTCCCAATGTAGAACTCCTTCTGGCTGCCCCTCTGAGAAAGCAACTCACAGTTGCAACTAGGGGTGCTGGAAAGGGCCAGCTCTCTTGGAAGGAGCCTGGAGGATGTGTGAGCAGGAGAGGCGGGAGGAGGCTGTCTGATCCT includes:
- the SYNGR3 gene encoding synaptogyrin-3, with the translated sequence MEGASFGAGRAGAALDPVSFARRPQTLLRVASWVFSIAVFGPIINEGYVNADSGPELRCVFNGNAGACRFGVVLGLGAFLACAAFLLLDLRFQQISSVRDRRRAVLLDLGFSGLWSFLWFVGFCFLTNQWQHTASGPGTTQAGDAARAAIAFSFFSILSWVALTVKALQRFRLGTDMSLFATEQLSTGAGQAYPGYPVGSGVEGTETYQSPPFTETLDTSPKGYQVPAY